A single Fodinibius saliphilus DNA region contains:
- a CDS encoding TonB-dependent receptor: protein MFRYSILLILFITIPIVAIGQSGGIIKGTIYNNEKTVAGANVIITQLQKGTPSNNDGTFKINNIIPGTYTIVVSAVGYKKYSQEITIQEEKTINLDIQLKAKTEQLDEVVVTGTMRETFVKDSPVKVAVIKPQRLQQGKTSSNIMDLIDNVSGLSTQLNCGVCGTNAIRINGVEGPNTAVLIDGMPIMGALASVYGLNGISPSIIDQVEVIKGPQSTLYGTQALGGVVNIITKNPKNTPTFSVDAYTKSTKESNINLAASPQAGQLSGFISGNAVRMENYFDNNGDSFNDVAKRSRISLFGKGILKGKNGEQRLNFATKYYNENRTGGVKAFSDDLRGSNQVYGESIYTERAELLTDYRPAGLNQQLRISGALTYHSQDSFYGPEHYDAEQGIIYGQVTWDQSLKDHFTLLTGLTARYQTYDDNTPATSNGTDKRFIPGVFTQGQFTYDGLMLLGGLRLDHHDEHGFVTAPRLSVKYSTSNNTTFRISGGTGFRVVNVFTEDHAALTGSREVVFAENLDPEQSRSITGSIKHILPFSGNPLTLGLDGFFTRFSNKIIPDYDQDPNLIVYENLNGHSVTQGFSIEADQNFTAMPISYNMSFTLMDVFTKENGQKQSLTYAPDFTGSWGLTYWQRSWDLKASYTGNLVGPKRMPDNYVQNFGRDRWSPTYATHDFKVTKEFTNVNSKNGLGIETYISVENIFNYTQGSPLVDANNPFGAEFDTIYTWGPVIGRTFSIGARLNIR from the coding sequence ATGTTTCGCTACTCAATACTATTAATACTTTTCATTACAATCCCGATTGTTGCTATAGGACAATCTGGTGGTATCATAAAAGGAACTATTTACAATAATGAAAAAACTGTAGCAGGAGCCAATGTAATTATTACCCAACTCCAAAAAGGAACTCCTTCCAACAACGATGGTACTTTCAAAATCAACAATATTATTCCCGGTACTTATACGATAGTCGTCTCAGCTGTAGGGTATAAAAAGTATAGTCAAGAGATTACCATTCAAGAGGAGAAAACGATTAACCTTGATATCCAGCTTAAAGCCAAAACGGAACAACTTGATGAAGTCGTCGTCACTGGAACCATGCGTGAAACCTTTGTCAAGGATTCCCCGGTAAAGGTAGCTGTTATTAAACCGCAGCGCCTTCAGCAGGGTAAAACCAGCTCAAACATTATGGATCTTATAGATAATGTGAGCGGGCTCTCTACTCAATTAAATTGTGGCGTTTGTGGCACCAATGCCATTCGCATTAATGGTGTTGAAGGTCCAAACACTGCTGTACTTATCGATGGCATGCCTATTATGGGAGCATTAGCCAGTGTATACGGTCTAAATGGCATCAGTCCTTCAATTATTGATCAGGTAGAAGTAATAAAGGGGCCACAATCTACCCTGTACGGTACCCAGGCGCTAGGCGGGGTTGTAAATATTATTACCAAGAATCCGAAGAATACCCCTACATTTTCGGTTGACGCATATACTAAAAGTACGAAGGAGAGTAATATCAATCTTGCTGCTTCTCCCCAAGCTGGTCAACTTAGCGGTTTTATTAGTGGTAATGCGGTTCGCATGGAAAATTATTTTGATAACAATGGCGACAGTTTTAATGATGTTGCCAAACGATCGCGAATTTCGCTTTTTGGTAAAGGTATTCTGAAAGGCAAAAATGGTGAGCAACGATTAAATTTTGCAACTAAATACTATAATGAAAACCGAACGGGCGGGGTAAAGGCCTTCTCTGATGATCTTCGTGGGTCGAATCAAGTCTATGGCGAATCGATTTATACTGAGCGCGCTGAACTACTTACTGATTATCGCCCGGCGGGGTTAAATCAACAGCTGCGAATTAGCGGAGCCCTCACCTATCACAGCCAAGATAGTTTTTATGGTCCAGAACACTACGATGCAGAACAAGGTATTATATATGGGCAGGTCACCTGGGACCAGTCACTTAAAGATCATTTCACGCTATTGACCGGCCTAACCGCACGCTACCAAACGTATGATGATAATACCCCTGCTACCTCCAATGGCACTGATAAACGCTTTATACCCGGTGTCTTTACCCAAGGTCAGTTCACCTATGATGGTCTGATGCTACTCGGTGGTCTCCGCCTCGATCATCACGATGAACATGGATTCGTTACAGCCCCCCGTCTTTCCGTAAAATACAGTACAAGCAATAATACAACCTTTCGAATTAGTGGTGGTACCGGTTTTCGGGTCGTTAATGTATTTACCGAAGATCACGCAGCCTTAACCGGCTCAAGAGAAGTCGTTTTTGCCGAGAATCTAGATCCCGAACAATCACGCAGTATAACAGGAAGCATAAAACATATCCTGCCCTTTTCCGGTAATCCGCTAACATTAGGCCTTGATGGTTTCTTTACTCGTTTTTCAAATAAGATCATCCCTGATTACGACCAAGATCCAAATCTTATTGTTTACGAAAACCTGAATGGTCATTCCGTAACACAGGGCTTTTCTATCGAAGCAGATCAAAACTTTACAGCTATGCCCATCAGTTATAACATGAGCTTCACGCTAATGGATGTGTTCACAAAAGAGAATGGCCAAAAGCAGTCGCTCACCTATGCCCCCGACTTTACCGGCTCTTGGGGTCTGACCTATTGGCAGCGATCCTGGGACCTGAAGGCCAGCTACACCGGCAATTTGGTGGGGCCGAAACGTATGCCCGATAACTATGTGCAAAACTTTGGCCGCGACCGGTGGTCTCCAACTTACGCTACGCATGATTTCAAAGTGACAAAAGAGTTCACTAACGTAAACAGTAAAAACGGCCTCGGTATTGAAACCTATATATCTGTTGAAAACATTTTCAATTATACACAGGGCAGCCCACTTGTTGATGCTAATAACCCTTTTGGAGCTGAATTTGATACTATCTACACCTGGGGACCTGTTATAGGGCGTACTTTTTCAATAGGTGCACGTCTTAACATTAGATAA
- a CDS encoding PepSY-associated TM helix domain-containing protein, protein MNKQTLLSFHKWLGLIAGIFILIMGLTGSVIVFDEEIDHFIHSEIIEQPSSSKPVALDKAYSSIINKHPNWDLRFTSIPKRANRVIEAEIRRPETRRFLYIHPVSGEILFDSNSQNSFTHWMLKLHYSLHSGFWGELILLIAAIMFIGSLITGFWFYRKAIWRVLTFKIRPRFRDVQSTSSELHRTIGVWALLFNFITAATGALILFIIVGTHIKSGGPEPMPNPPAVSTSIDNLLDKAQTLYPGFAPSYISMPKQPNGNITFYGHMNTDWPIHYRFSNYVQFNPQNGKEEQSFFIANQPIYMHLLSFAYPLHFGNWGGLIIKILYSLFGLAPAVLSITGFIIWQKRNRKKKRIKRKRRNERLAA, encoded by the coding sequence ATGAATAAACAAACACTACTTTCTTTCCATAAATGGCTAGGGCTTATAGCGGGTATTTTTATACTCATCATGGGACTAACAGGCTCGGTAATCGTCTTTGATGAAGAGATTGATCACTTTATCCATTCTGAGATCATTGAACAACCCAGCTCTTCTAAACCGGTCGCTCTTGATAAGGCTTATTCCTCAATTATAAATAAACACCCAAACTGGGATCTTCGCTTCACATCTATTCCCAAAAGAGCCAACCGCGTAATTGAAGCAGAAATACGCCGACCCGAAACCCGCCGTTTTCTATACATCCACCCCGTCTCCGGCGAGATCCTTTTTGACAGTAACAGCCAAAACAGCTTCACCCACTGGATGCTTAAACTTCATTACAGTTTACACTCCGGATTTTGGGGTGAGCTGATTCTATTAATCGCAGCCATCATGTTCATAGGTTCTCTAATTACCGGCTTCTGGTTTTATCGGAAGGCTATTTGGCGAGTACTAACGTTCAAAATTCGTCCCCGCTTTCGTGATGTACAATCTACTTCCTCTGAACTGCATCGTACCATCGGGGTATGGGCACTGCTTTTCAATTTTATCACTGCTGCAACAGGGGCTCTCATTTTATTCATAATTGTTGGTACTCATATTAAATCTGGTGGCCCTGAACCTATGCCTAATCCACCGGCTGTAAGCACATCTATCGATAACCTATTGGATAAAGCTCAAACCTTATATCCCGGTTTCGCCCCTTCCTATATCAGTATGCCCAAACAACCGAATGGCAATATCACCTTCTATGGTCATATGAATACCGACTGGCCTATTCATTACCGCTTTTCAAACTATGTACAGTTCAATCCTCAAAATGGAAAAGAGGAGCAATCCTTTTTTATCGCGAACCAACCGATTTATATGCACCTGCTTAGCTTTGCCTATCCTCTTCATTTTGGAAACTGGGGAGGTCTTATTATCAAGATACTTTATTCCCTCTTTGGCTTAGCACCCGCTGTTCTTTCTATTACCGGTTTTATTATTTGGCAGAAAAGAAATCGAAAAAAGAAAAGGATTAAACGAAAAAGACGAAATGAACGACTAGCTGCATAA
- a CDS encoding sirohydrochlorin chelatase — MSTIVSSVTAQDTGVLILAHGGSDQWNDAVVEAAQPLKKDYSVEVAFGMANAVTMHNSIEELEKKGINKIITIPLFISSHSPIIRQTEYLLGLRDTLADDPMPLMHHKDEYLAMVGKENTDSSQLVHGMLIPENLQPLEIDAKVTMTPALDDHDLVAQILHDRIIKLSEEPSNETVVIAGHGPNRGKDNIKWVENMESLTRKVQDFQKNKGEGFKQIFALTVRDDANEQIHEQAKQQFRNVVRQTGHFGDVIVVPLFLSSGGREHAVAKRLEGLEFKWSGEALLPHPLVSDFLVTSVTQAIKNNDTGETAK, encoded by the coding sequence TTGAGTACTATAGTTTCCAGCGTTACAGCTCAAGATACAGGAGTTCTTATCCTGGCACATGGCGGTAGTGATCAGTGGAATGACGCTGTTGTGGAAGCCGCACAACCACTCAAAAAAGACTACTCTGTTGAAGTTGCTTTCGGTATGGCCAATGCCGTAACCATGCATAACAGTATTGAAGAGCTGGAAAAGAAAGGGATTAATAAAATTATAACAATACCACTGTTTATTTCAAGCCACAGCCCTATAATCCGCCAAACGGAATACCTTCTGGGGCTTCGTGATACGCTTGCAGATGATCCAATGCCACTGATGCACCATAAAGATGAATACCTTGCTATGGTGGGCAAAGAAAACACCGATTCGTCACAGTTGGTGCACGGCATGCTCATTCCCGAAAACCTGCAACCACTGGAAATAGATGCCAAAGTGACAATGACCCCTGCCCTGGATGACCATGATCTGGTTGCCCAAATTTTGCATGATCGCATCATAAAGTTGAGCGAAGAGCCCTCTAATGAAACAGTAGTCATTGCCGGCCACGGCCCAAATCGAGGAAAAGACAATATTAAATGGGTTGAGAATATGGAATCGCTTACACGTAAAGTGCAGGATTTCCAAAAGAATAAGGGTGAGGGTTTTAAACAGATATTTGCTTTAACAGTGCGCGATGACGCGAATGAACAGATTCATGAACAAGCCAAACAACAGTTCCGTAATGTGGTACGTCAAACCGGCCATTTCGGTGATGTTATTGTGGTTCCACTATTTTTGTCATCCGGCGGACGTGAACATGCCGTGGCAAAACGCTTAGAAGGACTGGAATTTAAATGGAGTGGCGAAGCACTACTTCCTCATCCACTTGTCAGTGACTTTTTAGTTACCTCCGTAACCCAAGCCATAAAAAACAACGATACGGGAGAAACCGCTAAGTAA
- a CDS encoding HmuY family protein, which yields MLPSQKTLTLPLFAAVIAFIFTACNDSTTGVTDAPSQIESHTVENIGTGSYRAADTAYYNLRKNKLVEKADSTTDKWDIALSRTTIYINNGISGPGEGGAIVLDQSFDATEIAPSKGYNSDTKESMAIPTGSGNGWYNYNPSNHLITPIEDKTIVLKTADGEHYAKLKIISYNKDNPDLSSDEFKNNPEKYPSGYYTFEYVIQLNGTREFK from the coding sequence ATGTTACCATCTCAAAAGACTCTAACCCTACCACTCTTTGCTGCAGTAATTGCTTTCATATTCACAGCCTGTAATGATTCTACCACTGGAGTCACCGATGCCCCCTCACAAATCGAATCCCATACTGTTGAAAATATCGGAACCGGAAGCTACAGAGCTGCCGATACAGCCTATTATAACCTTCGTAAAAATAAATTAGTAGAGAAAGCCGATTCTACTACTGATAAATGGGACATCGCTTTATCCCGAACAACCATCTATATCAATAATGGTATAAGCGGCCCCGGTGAAGGAGGTGCCATTGTATTAGACCAATCATTTGACGCTACTGAAATCGCTCCTTCTAAAGGCTACAATTCAGATACGAAAGAATCCATGGCTATTCCTACGGGTAGTGGCAATGGTTGGTACAATTATAATCCATCGAACCATCTCATAACTCCCATTGAAGACAAAACTATTGTTCTTAAAACAGCTGATGGAGAACACTATGCCAAATTAAAAATCATAAGTTATAACAAGGATAATCCCGATTTATCCAGTGACGAATTTAAAAATAATCCTGAAAAGTATCCTTCAGGATACTACACTTTTGAATATGTAATTCAACTAAACGGTACACGCGAATTCAAATAA